Part of the Candidatus Methylomirabilis lanthanidiphila genome is shown below.
CTCACTGTCCCACTTGAGGCTGGTTTCGACCTTCCCAATGGCCAGACCATACGTATCTGTTTTCAGGTTCAGGATTTTCGGCGCGAACGCCGGTGTATAGACCCACTCCCGAACCTCGGATGGGAAAATGCGAGCCTCGACAACATCTGCGTCGGTGTCCTCGAAGTCGAAGGTCACTTTTACCGCCTCTCCCACTCTCGCCTTCACAGGTTCCACCTGGAGATTGGAGATGATCGGCACACCCGGTCCGGCCACGGTAGGCTTTATTCGCCAGCTCGCACAGGCCGAAAGCGTACAGGCGATGACGCCGGCCAGCATCACCTGCTTCCCCCCGCGCCGCCACCGCCTTCCGTCATTGCTGTTCAGCATCGTCGGATTCCCTCTTCACCCCCTCAACGCTCACACGGTATGTCGCGCTCCCATCTTCCACACCGACTCGATATGATCCGGCCCCAAGACGCAACCTGTAGCGGTCCGGCACCCCGGGTCGACTCTGCCATACGCGTCGCAATGCGTCAAATCTTTCATGATAGGTCTTCCGAACGGCACATGCCTCGGATAGGGAGATGTGACGAAATCGGACGATCTGACCCGGTACAGCCTGGCCCAATCGAAACACGTCCTCCTGCACAAGGACTGCAATCTTTGTATAGCCTCCGGTCGTCTGGTGGTCCGCCAACAAAATCATCGGCTGGCCATCCGCAGCCACCTGCACCGCTCCCAGCGGGGTCGAGTCGGAGACAATATCTGCGCTTGATCGGTGGGCGATCGGCGGTCCCTGAAGCCTGGCACCCATCCGATCCATCTGCGGTGTAAAACGGTACAACTCACTCAGGAATGCGCGAATCCCGTCGGGAGTAAAGCGATCCTCTTGCAACCCAAGCACCACGCGCACCGTCAGGACCTCGCCTATCGGCTCCAGCCACCCCGAAGGCAGTCGGCGCCCACTGACCGCCTGAGGCTGATGCCCGACAAAACCGAGCGGCAGGCGATCGCCCTGGCGCACAGCCCGGCCCTGGAAACCACCGAACGCGGCAGGAAGGCAGGTGGAGCGGCTGCCGAGCATCACGGGCACATCGATCCCCCCGGCAACCGCCAAATAGGCGCGCAGCCCTCGGCGGGCGCGCTGGAATTCAAGCATCTTACCGCGCCGGATTCTGATAGCCGTCCCGCACGCGACCGGCTGTCCATCCACGAGGGGCCCCATATCCGCCCCCACAATTGCCACAACCACGTCAGTGAGCGCCCGAAGCGCCGGCCCATCAGCCGTCGCCTCTAAGCCCGCGAATCCCTCCCCATTATCAAGTAACAGGTTAGCAGCCCGCAACGCAGTCTGATCCATCGCGCCTGACGTCGGTACGCCGTATCTCTGATAGCCGATCCGCCCGAGGTCCTGGACGGTGGTCAGCAGCCCCGGCTTGATGACTTCAAAGGCGTCCAAGTTGCCCTCCCGCATATTCGTGAGGCGCTATCGGTACAAATCGGACCGTATCGCCCGGAACGAGCCGAGTTGGGGTATGAGAAAAGGGATCAAAGAGGCGAAAGGAGGTGCGGCCGATAATACGCCATCCCCCGGGACTCTCAATGGAATAGATGCCGGTCTGTCTTCCACCGATCCCTACGGAGCCAGCCGGCACCTTGAGGCGAGGGGTCGAAAGCCGCGGGACCGTAAGCTGTTCAGGAAGATCCCCAAGATACGGGAATCCTGCCGTAAAGCCAAGCATATACACATGATAGATCGGCTTTGAGTGGAGATGAACGACCGCTTCCCGTGATAGGCCGTTGTATCGAGCGACGAACTCGAGGTCGGGGCCATAATCCCCGCCATAGACGGTCGGGATCTCCACCACCTTCGGTCGCGCCTCAGCCTGGCTTCCCAATGAACCGTATAGCAGGCCGACCTTTTGCTTCAAGACGTCACGGCTGATTACAAGCGGATCGTAGTAGATGGCAAGCGATCGATAGGTGGGGACCGCTTCCAACACCCCTTTTACCCTCACCTGCTCTAACGCCAAGTCCAGGGCACGGACCTGGCGGTTCACACCAATATCAATGGCGTCACCCAATTCCACCACCAAACAGCTCTCTCCGCCGTCAAGAAACCTGACCGGCAACGGACTCCTCCAGTGGAACGGCCATCACCCCAGCCGCAGTCATCCGCTCGCGAAGCCGTTTCGCAACAGCAGGCGCGCCCGGGGTATCGCCATGCAAACAGACGGTATCCACCGTCATGGGGATCAGACGACCGGTGATGGCTCGCACCTTTCCCTCAACCATCAACAGCACCTGATCAGCCACCGTATCGGAATCGGTAAGGAGGGCGCCGGGCGCCGATCTGGGAACCAGGCTTCTGTCTTCGTTGTAGGCGCGATCGCCAAACCCTTCCTGCGCCGCTCGCAGCCCCGCTCTCAGCCCGGCCTTCACAAGCTCAGACCCTGAAGGCCCTATCAGAATCAGCGCGGGGTCAACGTCGGCGATCGCCCCTGCAACGGCTTCGGACAGCAGCCGGTCATTCGCGGCCATATGATAAAGCGCTCCATGAGGCTTGACGTGCTGAAGCCGCATCCCCTCAGCCTTCACGAACGCCCAGAGCGCCCCGATCTGGTACACGAGAGAGTCTCTTACCTCCTCCGGCGAGAGCTGCATCGGCCGGCGACCGAAGCCCAACAGATCCGGGAAGCCTGGGTGTGCTCCAATGCGGACGCCGTGCGTCTTCGCAAGTCTGACGGTCCGTCGCATGACCCGCGGATCCCCACCGTGCCATCCGCAGGCAATGCTCGCTGAGGTGAGATACGGCATCAACGCCTCGTCGCTCCCTAACGTCCAGACGCCAAAGCTCTCCCCGACATCACAATTCAGATCGATCCGCTTCGCGGTCATAATAGGTGTGGCCCCTGGAGATCAGGGGTAGCTTGTCCTGTGTGTACTTCTTCCGTAGCCAGTATAGTTGACACGGCGTGGATTTTACAATATTGTGGCAACCAATTAAAGGTCTTCACCGTATAAGCTTTTTGGCCGGCGAGAACGCTGGTGCTCGGATAGTCAACCGGTGCTGTCTGTTACGGCACACATCACAAGGAGGCGGTCATGGCTGAAACGATTACTCGCGTAGATTATTTCTACATTGAGACCCCCAATAAGCCTGGAGAGGCGGCGCGCGCGCTCAACGGGATCAAGGAGGCAGGGATTGACCTGCTGGCCTTTTCAGGATTTCCCAAAGGTCGGCGAGCGCAATTGGATTTCATCCCAGCCGATTCGGCGGCCTTTGCGAAGTGTGCCAAGAAAGCCGGGTGTACGCTCAGCAAGAAGAAGAGCGGCTTTCTCATCCAAGGCGAGGATCGCATCGGCGCCGTCGCCGACGTCCTCAGCAAGCTGGCCGATGCGAACATCAATGTCACCGCCGCGACGGCAGTCTGCGCCGGTAAGAATCGCTACGGCGCCATCCTCTGGGTGAAGGCACCCGACCTCCGGCGGGCCGCAAAGGTCCTCGGTGTCGCCTAGCGTCGCGCCACATCCAGCGTGGCATCACGCTCCAGACCGACGCGAAATACGCCCGGCTGAGCATGGCATTGAGCAGATATTAGAAGGTGGATTTCTGGCGCAGCAGGGGGTACACTGAGAACACTTGGAGGAGTGGAAATGACCATCACACTGACCGCGGTGTTTCAGAAAGTACCCGAAGGGTATATCGGCTTCGTTGAGGAGTTGCCAGGGGCGAACACTCAAGGCGCAACCTTGGAAGAAGCGCGCATTAACCTGCAGGAGGCTATCGCACTCGTTCTGGAAGCCAACCGTACGCTGGCTGAAGAGTCGTTAAAGGGGAAGGACGTCATTCGCGAAGCGCTGCCCGTATCGACCAGATGAAGCGTCGCGACCTAATCCGATACTTGGAGATTTACGGGTGCGAATTCCTGCGCGAGGGTGGCAATCATACTGTGTATGTGAATCGGGTGGCGCAAAAGGCATCGGTAGTCCCCAGGCACCGCGAGATCAATGAGTTTCTCGCTCGAAAAATCTGTCGTGACCTCCAGATTCCCGAACCTGCCTAGCCTTGCGTCGAGAGCTGTCGCGACGTATCCATGGAATGAGGGGATTGAAGGAGGATTCGATGAGACTCTCAGGCAAGACGATCGCGGTCCCGGCGGAGAACATGTATCAAAAGATGGAGCTCTGGAGATTTTTGACAGCATCGTCCTCCCCTGATATGATACCTACGATGTTCGTCATCTACATCGACTGAATCTATATGAAGCGATGAGTCGCGAGGTATACTGGTGGCCGTCGAAAAGCTGATCCTCGCCACACCGAGAGGGTTTTGCGCCGGAGTGGACCGCGCCATCGATGTGGTCAAGATCGCCCTCGATCTGTACGACGAGGCGGTCTATGTGCGGAAGGAGATCGTCCACAACCGCCACGTCGTAGACGAGCTCCGGCACAAGGGCGCAATCTTCGTCGATGATCTGGACGAGGTTCCCGATGGCGCGCTGGTCATCTATAGCGCACACGGCGTCTCTCCCGAGGTGCGAGCGCAAGCCGCCGCCAAACAGTTGAAGGTGATTGATGCCACCTGCCCTCTGGTGACGAAGGTTCACAATGAGGCGATCAAGTTCGCCCAGGAAGGCCGCTCGATCATCCTGGTCGGCCACAAGGGGCACGATGAGGTCATCGGGACAACGGGTGAGGCGCCGGATGCCATTACTGTGATCGGGTCGGCGGAGCAGTTGGAAGATCTGAACGTTCCCGATCCCACTAAGGTGGCGGTCATTACGCAGACCACGCTTAGTCTGGACGACACCAGAGGTATCATCGACGCTCTCAAACAAAAGTTCCCGGAGTTAGCTGCTCCGGGTAAGGATGATATCTGCTACGCGACGCAAAATCGGCAGACAGCACTGAAGGAGCTGGCCTCACGTGTTGATCTGATCCTGGCCCTCGGCTCGCAGAATAGCTCGAATTCCAAGCGGTTGATCGAGGTCGCCAAAGGGGTAGGGGTACAGGCCTACTTGATCGACGATGTCAGCGAGATCAACCCGGCCTGGCTTGAAGGTACCCGGGTCATTGGGGTGACGGCCGGAGCCTCAGCCCCGGAGCACCTGGTCCAGGGAGTCGTCGGCTATTTCAAAGAGTTAGGTGTTACTGATATCGAGGAGATCGAGCCCATTAAAGAGGAGGTGAGCTTCGGCCTCCCTCAGGAGCTTATTCGTGAACGCCCCGGTCTTGCAGCCGAACTATCGTCATATGCGGCTCGATAGGTCACCGTTCGTGGAAAGATAGGCATGCGGCAGATCGTTATCATTACCCTCGCCTACGGCGTCACCCCGGTATTGATGGCGCTGACCATCCTGCTGGCCTGGTGGATGGCCAAACGAGACGACGTGCATAGCGAAGGGGAGCGATAGAGAGATATGGTCCATCGAAGTTGGCGACAGTGCAGCATAGTGGTGGTCGTTCTGGCAATGGCGGGATGCGCAACCTTCCCTGGCGCGAGTCGAGCTGTCAAGTCTTATCCGCATCCTGCAAAGGAAACGGTTGCCGCGGTGAATCAGGCGCTTCGAGATCTGAACTTTTACCCTACGGATCTACTTCCGAGCCATTCAAATCCTCGTCTCACATACGTCTCTACGGCATACCGGGAACAGAGCCTGGGAGAAATCGTGTATGTCGCTGTCCGAGCTATGGGAGCCGAACAATCACAAGTAGAAGTGCTCACCAGAGGCGATTTGTCGGGTGCCTGGACGTGGTCTACTTGGTGGCCGCCCCTCGTCTTCGAGCAGACCACCCGACGGCTTCGGGCTACCCCCACCAAGCCGCAGTCGGCTCCGATTCCGGCAACGCCGCTGCCTGATCGCTTAGCCCTGTAACCGCATCGAATACTCGGATAACCATGAAATTACGGTCAACGATTGCAGCTTTTTTTACCGGTTGCTCCATAGCCTGTTTGGGTGTGAGCCTTGCTATTACTATTCCGTCGACGGCGTTCGGCAAAGAATCTCTCAAGATTGGCGTTGTAGACTTTCGAGAGGTAGCCCTCGGCTCCAAGGCCGGCAAAGCCGCTAAAGCTCGCCTGGAAAAGCTGGCGGAGAAGTTGCAAAAAGAGATGAGGTCCGAGGAGACCAAGCTGCTCGCACGCCAGAAGGAACTCGATGCGGCAGCACCTCGGCTCACTGTTGCGGAGCGCCAAGAACGTGCCGCAACGCTCGAGCGCGACGGAGCAACCTTTCAACGCCTCCTCGAAGATAAGACGGAGGAGTTAAAAAATGCCGAGACGGAGAGCATTCAAAAGCTCGCCAACCAGTTCGATGGTATCCTGAAAGCCTACGCCGTCGAGAAAGGCTTTTCTGTTGTTCTGGAGGTGCAGCGCCCCGGCATCTTGTACTTTGACAAAAACCTCGACATCAGCGGCGAGGTCATCAAACGGTTCGATCGAACCTCAAAGTAAAAAGTCTCATCGATACCCGCGCCCGCGTACGGAACCGCGCTATCAATCAGTTACCGCCGGCAATGGCCGGAACGATGGATACGAGATCGCCCGGCTTGAGCGGCGTCGTGACCCCCTGCAGAAATCGGATATCTTCCTCATTCACATAGATATTGATGAAACGACGAACACTGCCGGAATCATCATAGATCCGTTCCCTCAAACCGGCATATGACTGCTCTAGATTCTCGATCAGCTCATTAATAGAGCTCCCCTGCCCCTCGACCTCTCCTTGACCGCTGGTCAGACCACGTAACGGGGTCGGAATGCGCACCTTCACGCTCATCAATTCGGCTCCTTTCGATGCTATCTTGCCGCTGTTTGTGTTTTCCGGGAGTTCTGAGTTCTTCGCGTTCCACGCTCTCAGCCATTAGCTTTCGGCAAAAATGATACCGTGTCTTTCCTGAGTTGCCGACGGCTGACTGCTTACCCTGCCGTCACATCAATATCGTGAGACGCCATTGCTTCGTCGAATGATCGAAGGGTCGGCTTGATATGGAACCGAACCTTCAATGATGACGCGACTGCCTCCTGGGTCTTCAACCCGTTGCCGGTAATGCAGAGCACCAGACTTTCGTCTCTGGGAATCCGCCCCTCCTCAATCAGCCGCTTCGCGGCCGCCACTGTCACCCCGCCAGCCGTCTCGGCAAAGATCCCTTCAGTGCTGGCCAGCAGCTTCATCCCATCCACAATGTCGTCGTCTGTGGCATGCTCGCCATGACCACCGCTCTCCTTGACGGCCTTGTAGGCGTAATAGCCGTCTGCCGGGTTCCCGATGGCGAGCGACTTGGCGATGGTCTTCGGCTTCACCGGCCTGATGATCTCACTGTTCTCCTTAATAGCGGTGACAATGGGACCGCACCCTTCGGCCTGGGCTACATGCATCCGCGTATGGCAGCCGCCACTCAAGAGGCCAAGTCGATCAAACTCTTTCAGCCCCTTCAAGATCTTCGTAACCAACGAACCTCCCGCAGCCGGAACGACGATGTGATGGGGCGCGCGCCAGCCAAGCTGCTCTGCAACTTCGTATCCGAACGTCTTGGAGCCCTCGGCGTAGTAGGGCCGGATATTGATATTCACAAATGCCCATCCATATTTATCGGCGATCTCACTACAGAGCCGATTCACTTCATCGTAGTTGCCGTCCACAGCCACCAGCTTTGGGTTGTAGATCAGGGTACCCAACACCTTGCCCTGCTCCAGATCGGCCGGCACAAACACGAAGCTCGGGAGTCCGCCTTCGGCGGCATGGGCCGCCACCGAGTTTGCCAGATTACCTGTAGACGCACAGGCCACCACCTTAAAGTTAAATTCAACGGCCTTCGTCACCGCCACTGCCACGACCCGGTCCTTAAACGAAAAGGTAGGGTGGCTTACGGTGTCGTTCTTGACATATACCTCTCGCATTCCTAATGCCCGCGCCAGGTTCTTGGCCCGCACGAGCGGCGTCATCCCGCAATGTCTCCCGACTATGGGCTCCCCTTCGATCGGCAGCAGCGCCTTGTATCGCCAAATGCTTGGCGGCCCGGCCTCGATCGCCTTTCTGGTCAGTCTACCGTGAAGCGCGTCGTAATCGTAATCCACTTCAAGAGGCCCGAAACAGTACTCACAGACATGCAGAGGATCCGCAGGGTATGGTCTACCGCACTCCCTGCACTTCAATCCCTTCACCAGCCCCATCTCAGCATCCCTTCTCTGGCGTCGGCTCCACCCTGATCCCTAAACCGGCCAGGTAGGCAATCCCTCTGTTCAACGCGTCCTCCTCGCCGTCCAGCTCCAGCATTACCTCGCCCGTCTGTTCCGTCACCCGCGCCCGACGGACATTGGGAATGAGTTTGAATGTCTGCGAAAGACGGTAGATCACCGGCTCTTTGATGAGTGCCTGTGGGTAGATCAACGTGATCATCCGTTTTGGCATTGCGTAACCCCTTCGTTGAAATAAAAAGCCCCTTCTCACAACTATGAGAAGGGGCTGTCGAAATCGACGGCTTCCTTCTCATCTCTCATCCCGCCCTGTGTCTGGGATGTAGGAGTTGGCACCACTGTCTGCCTGTACAGGCCGCAAACCGGTTGCCGTGGCTTCTCAGGGCCAGTCCCTCAGCCACTC
Proteins encoded:
- a CDS encoding urea amidolyase-related protein, which codes for MREGNLDAFEVIKPGLLTTVQDLGRIGYQRYGVPTSGAMDQTALRAANLLLDNGEGFAGLEATADGPALRALTDVVVAIVGADMGPLVDGQPVACGTAIRIRRGKMLEFQRARRGLRAYLAVAGGIDVPVMLGSRSTCLPAAFGGFQGRAVRQGDRLPLGFVGHQPQAVSGRRLPSGWLEPIGEVLTVRVVLGLQEDRFTPDGIRAFLSELYRFTPQMDRMGARLQGPPIAHRSSADIVSDSTPLGAVQVAADGQPMILLADHQTTGGYTKIAVLVQEDVFRLGQAVPGQIVRFRHISLSEACAVRKTYHERFDALRRVWQSRPGVPDRYRLRLGAGSYRVGVEDGSATYRVSVEGVKRESDDAEQQ
- a CDS encoding allophanate hydrolase, which translates into the protein MPVRFLDGGESCLVVELGDAIDIGVNRQVRALDLALEQVRVKGVLEAVPTYRSLAIYYDPLVISRDVLKQKVGLLYGSLGSQAEARPKVVEIPTVYGGDYGPDLEFVARYNGLSREAVVHLHSKPIYHVYMLGFTAGFPYLGDLPEQLTVPRLSTPRLKVPAGSVGIGGRQTGIYSIESPGGWRIIGRTSFRLFDPFSHTPTRLVPGDTVRFVPIAPHEYAGGQLGRL
- a CDS encoding lactam utilization protein produces the protein MTAKRIDLNCDVGESFGVWTLGSDEALMPYLTSASIACGWHGGDPRVMRRTVRLAKTHGVRIGAHPGFPDLLGFGRRPMQLSPEEVRDSLVYQIGALWAFVKAEGMRLQHVKPHGALYHMAANDRLLSEAVAGAIADVDPALILIGPSGSELVKAGLRAGLRAAQEGFGDRAYNEDRSLVPRSAPGALLTDSDTVADQVLLMVEGKVRAITGRLIPMTVDTVCLHGDTPGAPAVAKRLRERMTAAGVMAVPLEESVAGQVS
- a CDS encoding acT domain-containing protein; the encoded protein is MAETITRVDYFYIETPNKPGEAARALNGIKEAGIDLLAFSGFPKGRRAQLDFIPADSAAFAKCAKKAGCTLSKKKSGFLIQGEDRIGAVADVLSKLADANINVTAATAVCAGKNRYGAILWVKAPDLRRAAKVLGVA
- a CDS encoding YcfA-like protein, which encodes MKRRDLIRYLEIYGCEFLREGGNHTVYVNRVAQKASVVPRHREINEFLARKICRDLQIPEPA
- the ispH gene encoding 4-hydroxy-3-methylbut-2-enyl diphosphate reductase, translating into MAVEKLILATPRGFCAGVDRAIDVVKIALDLYDEAVYVRKEIVHNRHVVDELRHKGAIFVDDLDEVPDGALVIYSAHGVSPEVRAQAAAKQLKVIDATCPLVTKVHNEAIKFAQEGRSIILVGHKGHDEVIGTTGEAPDAITVIGSAEQLEDLNVPDPTKVAVITQTTLSLDDTRGIIDALKQKFPELAAPGKDDICYATQNRQTALKELASRVDLILALGSQNSSNSKRLIEVAKGVGVQAYLIDDVSEINPAWLEGTRVIGVTAGASAPEHLVQGVVGYFKELGVTDIEEIEPIKEEVSFGLPQELIRERPGLAAELSSYAAR
- a CDS encoding Outer membrane chaperone Skp (OmpH), yielding MKLRSTIAAFFTGCSIACLGVSLAITIPSTAFGKESLKIGVVDFREVALGSKAGKAAKARLEKLAEKLQKEMRSEETKLLARQKELDAAAPRLTVAERQERAATLERDGATFQRLLEDKTEELKNAETESIQKLANQFDGILKAYAVEKGFSVVLEVQRPGILYFDKNLDISGEVIKRFDRTSK
- a CDS encoding molybdenum cofactor biosynthesis protein MoaD, coding for MSVKVRIPTPLRGLTSGQGEVEGQGSSINELIENLEQSYAGLRERIYDDSGSVRRFINIYVNEEDIRFLQGVTTPLKPGDLVSIVPAIAGGN
- a CDS encoding threonine synthase; translation: MGLVKGLKCRECGRPYPADPLHVCEYCFGPLEVDYDYDALHGRLTRKAIEAGPPSIWRYKALLPIEGEPIVGRHCGMTPLVRAKNLARALGMREVYVKNDTVSHPTFSFKDRVVAVAVTKAVEFNFKVVACASTGNLANSVAAHAAEGGLPSFVFVPADLEQGKVLGTLIYNPKLVAVDGNYDEVNRLCSEIADKYGWAFVNINIRPYYAEGSKTFGYEVAEQLGWRAPHHIVVPAAGGSLVTKILKGLKEFDRLGLLSGGCHTRMHVAQAEGCGPIVTAIKENSEIIRPVKPKTIAKSLAIGNPADGYYAYKAVKESGGHGEHATDDDIVDGMKLLASTEGIFAETAGGVTVAAAKRLIEEGRIPRDESLVLCITGNGLKTQEAVASSLKVRFHIKPTLRSFDEAMASHDIDVTAG
- a CDS encoding ferredoxin, with protein sequence MPKRMITLIYPQALIKEPVIYRLSQTFKLIPNVRRARVTEQTGEVMLELDGEEDALNRGIAYLAGLGIRVEPTPEKGC